The genomic window CCAGATGGGCGGCAGTTTGCTTCCTATGAAGATAGTTCCTATGAACGGCGAGCATTTTACATACCTCGTACTTCCTGTACGTCTTAAACAGAACTGAAAGCTATGAAAGAAATAAAAGTCAAGATAAAAACAGATCATATAAAGCTCGATTCGCTGCTCAAATTCGCAGGCCTTGTTGAAACAGGCGCTGACGGAAAGCTCATAGTCAAAGAGGGCAGGATAAAAGTAAACGGTGAAGTCTGCACGATGCGTGGCAAGAAGATAACCGAAGCCGACAAAGTGCAGATTCCTGAGATAGATACCGAGATAGTGGTAGAAAAATGAAGATAACTTCACTTTGCTGCTCGGGCTTTAAAAATCTCAAAGATATAGATATCACCCCTCATAAGGAAATGAATATCCTCATGGGTGAGAATGCCCAGGGCAAGACAAACCTTATCGAAGCTATCTGGCTCTGTACAGGAGTGCGCAGCTTCCGTTCTACCAAGGATCGGGATATGATAGCTCTTGACGGCGACAGGGCAGACATCACCATAGGCTTTGAAAATGATATCAGAGAGCAGAAGATAGACCTTTCAGTCATAAGACAGGATATAAAGAATAAGCGTATCTTGCTTAACGGCGTAAAACTGCCTTATATGTCAAAGCTCTTTGGCAAGCTAAGATGTGTAGTATTCACACCGGAAGATCTCTCTCTTTCAAAAGGCTCGCCTGATAACAGACGGCAGTTTGTCGATCTTTGTATCTCGCAGATAAAAAGCACATATGCATCTGTCGTCAACCGCTATAACAGTATCCTGGAGCAGCGTAATACCCTGCTTAAGAATATAGCCTTCGGCAGGTCTGAAAGAGACGATCTCGAAGTCTGGGATATACAGCTCTCAAAGCTCGGCGCTTATATCTCCATGATGAGATATAACTATACCAAAAAGCTCGACACATACGCTTCACGCCTTTTTGATGATATCTCAAAGGGCAGAGAGAAGCTGTCTCTTTTCTACCAGTCAACAGTCTTTGATACTCTCGAAGGCAGGACAGATTATGTGTCAGACCTTGCGCCTGAGTATCTTAAAATGCTTGAAGAAGCAAAAAATGACGATATAAAGCTCGGCTTCACCACAAAGGGTATCCACCGTGATGACCTGAGCGGCACTATAAACGGCATCTCGATAAGAGAATATGCCTCCCAGGGTCAGCACCGCTCGACAGCGCTCGTGCTAAAGCTCTCTCAGGCGTATATCTTAACTGAGGAAACAGACGATCCGCCGGTGATACTGCTTGATGATGTCATGAGCGAGCTTGACCGGTCAAGACAGGAATTTGTGATAAATAAGATAAGCGATATGCAGGTATTCATCACCTGCTGCGATATGAATGAGCTTATAAGCTCGTCAGAAGGCAGCCTGTATATCATAGAAAACGGAAGGGTGAAAATACAAAATGCTGCTCCACCTCGGAAATGAGATAAGTATATCATCAAAAGAGATAGTAGGCATATTTGATATCGAGGGCTCCTCCGTGTCTAAGATAACGAGGGATTTTCTTAACAACGCCGAAAAAAAAGGCAAGAAGATAGTCTACTGTACCTACGATATGCCAAAGAGCTTTGTAGTCACATTGGATGAAGACCTCACCGAGAGGATATATATAAGCCGTATATCCTGCGCAACACTGTTAAAACGCTTTAAAAGAGGATATTGATTTAATGCATTATGCATTATGCATTGTGCATTGTACCGAAGGGAGTGCAATAAATTGAATCTGAACGAAGAAGAAAACATACTCAACGAGGAGATAAAGGCAACTCAGGTCGATAAAGACAGCGACTACGGTGCCGACCAGATACAGGTGCTCGAAGGCCTTGAAGCCGTAAGAAAGCGCCCGGGTATGTATATCGGCTCAACAGGCCCCAAGGGTCTTCACCACCTTGTTTATGAGATAGTTGATAACGCTATAGATGAAGCCCTCGCAGGCTTCTGTACTGAGATAAATGTCAGGATACTTCCCGGAGATGTTATAGAAGTCTCCGATAACGGCCGTGGTATCCCTACAGGTATCCACCCCAAGGAAGGCATTTCAGCAGCAACTGTCGTTTATACGGTGCTGCACGCAGGCGGTAAGTTCGGCGGCGGCGGTTATAAGGTCGCAGGCGGCCTGCACGGCGTTGGTGCATCAGTCGTTAACGCCCTTTCCGAGTGGCTTGAGATAACCGTCTATGACGGCGAGAATATCCACTTCCAGCACTTTGACAGAGGCCATTATACCGAGCAGCTCAAAATAATAGGCAAGACTGACCGTACAGGTACAACAGTCAAGTTCAAGGCTGACGGCGAGATATTCTTAGAATCCACAGTCTATGAATATAAGGTGCTGCTTAAGAGACTCCGTGAGCAGGCTTTCCTTAACGCAGGTATCAAGATAGTTTTCTCAGATGAGCGTGATCCCGATAATCTGATAAGCGAAACTCTCCACTATGAGGGCGGTATCAGGGAGTTTGTAAAGTTCATACATAAGAACAAGGGTGTAGTTCCGCTCTCTGATGACGTTATATATGTAAACGGCGTTGACGGCGATTCCTTTGCCGAGATAGCTATGCAGTATAACGACGACTATAACGAGCTTGTGCTCTCCTTTGCAAATAATATCCATACCCCTGACGGCGGCTCGCACGATAAGGGCTTCCGTACAGCACTTCTTAAGGTGCTCAATGAATACGGCAAGAACTTCGGCCTTTTAAAGGACGGCGAAAGACTCAACGGCGACGATGTCACCGAAGGCCTTACAGCAATAGTTTCAGTCAAGCTCACAAACTGTGAGTTCGAGGGTCAGACAAAGGGCAGGCTCGGCAACCCCGAGGTAAAGCCCTTCGTAGAAAAGATAGTCAACGAAAAGCTCATGAACTATCTCGATGAAAACCCCGAAACAGCACGCCTTATCTTTGAAAAGAGCATCAAGGCAAAGGAAGCAAGAGAAGCTGCAAAGAGAGCAAGAGACCTCACAAGAAAGCGTAAGTCCGCTCTTGAATCCGCTTCACTCCCCGGAAAGCTCGCTGACTGCTCTGAAAGAGATAACGAGCAGACCGAGATATATATAGTCGAGGGTGACTCTGCGGGCGGCTCCGCTAAGGAAGGCCGTGACAGACGCTACCAGGCTATCCTCCCCCTCTGGGGCAAGACGCTCAATGTAGAAAAAGCAAGAATAGATAAGGTCTACAGCTCAGAAAAGCTGCTCACCGTCGTTACCGCTTTGGGTACATCTATCGGTGATGAATTTGATATCAACAAGCTGCGCTACGGCAAGGTAATAATCATGGCCGATGCCGATGTCGACGGCTCGCATATCAGAACACTGCTGCTTACCTTCTTCTTCCGCTTTATGCGTCCTCTTATCGACGAGGGTCATGTGTATATCGCACAGCCTCCGCTCTTTAAGGTGTCCCGTGGCAAGCAGACAAGATACGCCTTCTCTGATGATGAAAGAGATAAATATATAGCAGAGCTCTCAAACGACGGTGCTGTTAAGGTAGACGTCCAGCGCTATAAGGGTCTTGGTGAGATGGATCCCGTGCAGCTTTGGGAGACGACTATGGATCCTAAAACAAGGATAATGCTCAGAGTCACAATGGAAGACGCTATCAAGGCAGACGAGGCATTCACAGTCCTCATGGGCGATAAGGTAGGCCCGAGAAAGGAATTTATCGAGCAGAACGCCCAGTATGCAAAGGATCTTGATGTATAAAGGAAGTGTCAGTTTGTCAGAAAATGAAAATAAAGCCCTTGAAGGGATACTCCTCTCGTTTGAGTATAATGTCAAAAACTCCGAGGAGGAACAGGCCTTCACGGCATTTCAGAAAAAATATGTCTATAAGGGCAATATAATAAAGACTGTGCTTTTCGGCATAGTCGCACTGCTGTTTCTGGTGTCATTCATAAGAGACCCGAAGGAATATTTAAACCCCGTGCTCATGTTTGTAAGCCTTGCTTTCATATTTGTCATATGGTTCAATACCTTCAAGATAAGAAAGTCTCTTTTGCAGGCTCTTAAGGTGCTTGAAAATGATAAGTATATCTTCACCCTCTATGACGACCGCTTTTCTATTGAGACAATACTTGACGAGAGCGAGTTTGATGAGGACGAGGAGATACCCGTAGTCAAGCCGAGAGTAGTCACCTTCGGTGAAACAGAGATACACGTCATAGAGAATATAGATATGTATATCCTCATTCTTAAAAAGGACACGATATATGTCCTGCCCAAGAGATGCTTTGATGAGAACATCTCAAAGGAGCTCGGTGATAAATTCAGAGAAAAGCTGGGCGAAGAATACGAAACAAAACTGTCAGTCAGCTGATTGAAAAGGAGTGAAAATACAAGGTGTTTGATGAAAATTCAACTGTTATAGATACCGATATTGAAGGCCTTATGCGAGAGAGCTTTCTTCAGTATTCAATGGCAGTTATAGTATCCCGTGCGCTCCCCGATGTAAGGGACGGCCTAAAGCCCGTTCACAGAAGAATACTCTATACCCTTTTTGAAAACGGTATAACCCCCGATAAGCCTTACAGAAAGTGCGCCGATACAGTAGGCTCGGTGCTCGGCAGATATCACCCTCACGGTGATGCTTCCGTTTATGATGCGCTCGTTCGTCTGGCTCAGAAGTTCTCTATGCGCTACCCTATGGTAGACGGTCACGGTAACTTCGGTTCCATTGACGGCGACCCGCCTGCTGCTTACCGTTACACGGAAGCTAAAATGGCTAAGATGTCGGTCAATATGCTTACCGATATCAATAAGGAAACAGTCGATTTCCAGCCTAACTATGACGACAGACTCAAAGAGCCCACAGTGCTCCCCTCACGCTTCCCGAACCTTTTATGTAACGGTTCTACGGGTATAGCAGTCGGCATGGCGACAAATATCCCCCCGCATAACTTAAATGAAGTAATAGATGCACTTAAACTCTTAGTTGAGAACCCCGACGCAACACTTGATGAACTTATGACCTGTATCAAGGGGCCTGACTTCCCTACAGGCGGTATCATCATGGGCAGAGCCGGCATCAGGGCAGCCTATGGCACAGGTCGTGGTAAGATAACCCTGCGCTCTGTCACCAATATCGAGGAGATAAAGGGCAGAGAGTGTATCGTCGTTACCGAGATACCCTATATGGTAAATAAATCACGCCTTGTTTCCTCTATTGCTGACCTTGTAAAGGATAAGCGTATCGAGGGTATACATGATCTGCGTGATGAATCCGATAAGGAAGTCGGCATACGTATAGTCATCGAGCTTAAAAAGGACGCTATAGCACAGGTAGTTTTGAATAAGCTCTTCAGCTTCACACAGCTTCAGGATACTGTCGGCGTTATCATGCTCGCCCTTGTTGACGGCGTGCCGAAGGTGCTCACACTCAAGCAGTGCCTGGAGCAGTATCTTGATTTCCAGGTAGATGTCATAACAAGAAGAACGCAGTTTGACCTCAGAAAGGCCAAGGAGCGTGCTCATATAGTCGAGGGTCTTGTGATAGCCCTTGATAATATCGACAGAGTTGTCGAGATACTAAAAACATCAAAGAGTATCCCCGAAGGTAAACAGCGCCTGTGCGATGAATTCAGCCTTTCAGAGATACAGTCAGAGCATATCGTTCAGATGACTCTCGGCAAGCTCACCGGTATGGAGCGTCAGAAGCTCATCGACGAGTTGGCTGAGCTCAAGGCTCGTATAGAAGACCTTGAGGATATCCTTGCAAACCACGACAGAGTGCTCCGGATAATCCTTGATGAGCTCCAGGTGATAAGAGATAAGTTCGGCGACGGCAGAAGGACTTCTATCGAGAACGTCAGCGGCGAGGTAGATATCGAAGACCTTATCCCCGTTGAGGAAAGCGTTGTTACATATACCCATAACGGCTATATCAAGCGTACCGCAATAAGCGCATATAAGGCGCAGAAGCGTGGCGGTAAGGGCGTTCAGGGCATGAAGCAGCGTGAGGAGGACTTCGTTGAGGAGATGTTTGTATGCTCGACGCACGATAATATCCTCTTTATCACGAATAAGGGTCTTATGTACCGCCTTAAATGCTATGAGCTCCCCGAGGGCTCAAAGAGCGCAAAGGGCAATAATATAGTCAATATCCTTCCCCTCTCCGAGGGCGAAAAGGTAGCTCAGATGATAAAGACTGAGGACTTTGCCGAGGGCAAGTATCTTGTCATGGTCACAAAGTCCGGCAAGATAAAGAGAACAGCGCTCTCGCTCTATAAGAACGTCCGCAAGAACGGCCTTATCGCAATCGGCCTTGACGAAGACGACGAGATAATGGGTGCACGCCTTACCTACGGCGATAACCAGCTTATCATAGCTACCCGTAACGGTATGGCGATCCGCATCGAGGAGACCTGTATCAGACAGATGTCACGTCAGGCTCACGGTGTAAAGGCTATCAAGCTGCGTTCCGGCGACCACGTTGTTTCTATGGCAAGAGTAAGAGAGGGTGCAGCTGTGCTCACAGTCACCGAAAAGGGTCTTGGCAGACGCTGCGCACTTGAAAGCTACAGGATACAGAACCGTGGCGGCTTCGGTATGCTCAACTATAAGACGTCAGATACCAAGGGCTATGTCTGCGGCATCAAG from Ruminococcus sp. NK3A76 includes these protein-coding regions:
- a CDS encoding RNA-binding S4 domain-containing protein, with product MKEIKVKIKTDHIKLDSLLKFAGLVETGADGKLIVKEGRIKVNGEVCTMRGKKITEADKVQIPEIDTEIVVEK
- the recF gene encoding DNA replication/repair protein RecF, translating into MKITSLCCSGFKNLKDIDITPHKEMNILMGENAQGKTNLIEAIWLCTGVRSFRSTKDRDMIALDGDRADITIGFENDIREQKIDLSVIRQDIKNKRILLNGVKLPYMSKLFGKLRCVVFTPEDLSLSKGSPDNRRQFVDLCISQIKSTYASVVNRYNSILEQRNTLLKNIAFGRSERDDLEVWDIQLSKLGAYISMMRYNYTKKLDTYASRLFDDISKGREKLSLFYQSTVFDTLEGRTDYVSDLAPEYLKMLEEAKNDDIKLGFTTKGIHRDDLSGTINGISIREYASQGQHRSTALVLKLSQAYILTEETDDPPVILLDDVMSELDRSRQEFVINKISDMQVFITCCDMNELISSSEGSLYIIENGRVKIQNAAPPRK
- a CDS encoding extracellular matrix/biofilm biosynthesis regulator RemA family protein, with translation MLLHLGNEISISSKEIVGIFDIEGSSVSKITRDFLNNAEKKGKKIVYCTYDMPKSFVVTLDEDLTERIYISRISCATLLKRFKRGY
- the gyrB gene encoding DNA topoisomerase (ATP-hydrolyzing) subunit B, with translation MHCALYRRECNKLNLNEEENILNEEIKATQVDKDSDYGADQIQVLEGLEAVRKRPGMYIGSTGPKGLHHLVYEIVDNAIDEALAGFCTEINVRILPGDVIEVSDNGRGIPTGIHPKEGISAATVVYTVLHAGGKFGGGGYKVAGGLHGVGASVVNALSEWLEITVYDGENIHFQHFDRGHYTEQLKIIGKTDRTGTTVKFKADGEIFLESTVYEYKVLLKRLREQAFLNAGIKIVFSDERDPDNLISETLHYEGGIREFVKFIHKNKGVVPLSDDVIYVNGVDGDSFAEIAMQYNDDYNELVLSFANNIHTPDGGSHDKGFRTALLKVLNEYGKNFGLLKDGERLNGDDVTEGLTAIVSVKLTNCEFEGQTKGRLGNPEVKPFVEKIVNEKLMNYLDENPETARLIFEKSIKAKEAREAAKRARDLTRKRKSALESASLPGKLADCSERDNEQTEIYIVEGDSAGGSAKEGRDRRYQAILPLWGKTLNVEKARIDKVYSSEKLLTVVTALGTSIGDEFDINKLRYGKVIIMADADVDGSHIRTLLLTFFFRFMRPLIDEGHVYIAQPPLFKVSRGKQTRYAFSDDERDKYIAELSNDGAVKVDVQRYKGLGEMDPVQLWETTMDPKTRIMLRVTMEDAIKADEAFTVLMGDKVGPRKEFIEQNAQYAKDLDV
- the gyrA gene encoding DNA gyrase subunit A; this translates as MFDENSTVIDTDIEGLMRESFLQYSMAVIVSRALPDVRDGLKPVHRRILYTLFENGITPDKPYRKCADTVGSVLGRYHPHGDASVYDALVRLAQKFSMRYPMVDGHGNFGSIDGDPPAAYRYTEAKMAKMSVNMLTDINKETVDFQPNYDDRLKEPTVLPSRFPNLLCNGSTGIAVGMATNIPPHNLNEVIDALKLLVENPDATLDELMTCIKGPDFPTGGIIMGRAGIRAAYGTGRGKITLRSVTNIEEIKGRECIVVTEIPYMVNKSRLVSSIADLVKDKRIEGIHDLRDESDKEVGIRIVIELKKDAIAQVVLNKLFSFTQLQDTVGVIMLALVDGVPKVLTLKQCLEQYLDFQVDVITRRTQFDLRKAKERAHIVEGLVIALDNIDRVVEILKTSKSIPEGKQRLCDEFSLSEIQSEHIVQMTLGKLTGMERQKLIDELAELKARIEDLEDILANHDRVLRIILDELQVIRDKFGDGRRTSIENVSGEVDIEDLIPVEESVVTYTHNGYIKRTAISAYKAQKRGGKGVQGMKQREEDFVEEMFVCSTHDNILFITNKGLMYRLKCYELPEGSKSAKGNNIVNILPLSEGEKVAQMIKTEDFAEGKYLVMVTKSGKIKRTALSLYKNVRKNGLIAIGLDEDDEIMGARLTYGDNQLIIATRNGMAIRIEETCIRQMSRQAHGVKAIKLRSGDHVVSMARVREGAAVLTVTEKGLGRRCALESYRIQNRGGFGMLNYKTSDTKGYVCGIKVVDDTDDIIMISSDGIIIRLRACDIRIMGRYATGVRLMRVGENEKVVAFTRTEHEEDAEITAVEDNGEEDVADPENEDLGESNEPDDDE